A stretch of Aureispira sp. CCB-E DNA encodes these proteins:
- a CDS encoding ATP-dependent RecD-like DNA helicase has protein sequence MSKESIDLNPDFKACLHEMERTQNCLFITGKAGTGKSTLLKYWRAHTRKKVVVLAPTGIAALNVEGQTIHSFFGFPPRPLKKEEIKVRRNRRMFQALNTIVIDEISMVRADMIEQIDFFLRVNRGNPAPFGGVQMIFFGDLFQLPPVIASREEKILFQQQYESPYFFSAEVFQELEINMIELREVYRQDNLRFIRLLDAIRLRRIDEDEFNDLNERYQETLEDEDFYVILSARNAEVDKINKQKLEELGTETFSYLAKITGSVSVLPAETPLNLKVGAQVMFLKNDPKKRYVNGTVGMVHDLTANSIKVMILKPNGTVGYIDVEPFEWDVVRHKLNDKNEIETENIGTFTQYPLRLAWAMTIHKSQGKTFDRVIIDMGKGAFEYGQTYVALSRCRTLEGIVLRRPLRPQDIFVDERVVDFYQQHF, from the coding sequence TTGAGCAAAGAGTCCATAGATTTGAATCCTGATTTTAAAGCTTGTTTGCACGAAATGGAGCGAACACAGAATTGTTTGTTTATTACAGGAAAAGCAGGAACAGGAAAATCGACCTTACTAAAATATTGGAGAGCACATACTCGCAAAAAAGTAGTGGTTTTAGCTCCTACAGGAATCGCAGCACTTAATGTAGAAGGACAAACCATTCATTCCTTTTTCGGATTCCCACCTCGTCCCTTAAAAAAAGAAGAAATCAAAGTCCGACGCAATCGCCGAATGTTCCAAGCTCTGAATACCATTGTAATAGACGAAATTTCAATGGTTCGAGCAGATATGATAGAACAAATTGACTTCTTTTTGCGGGTAAATCGAGGAAATCCAGCGCCTTTTGGTGGGGTTCAAATGATCTTTTTTGGGGATTTGTTCCAATTACCGCCTGTCATCGCGTCGAGAGAAGAAAAAATACTGTTCCAACAACAGTACGAAAGCCCTTATTTCTTTTCTGCGGAGGTGTTTCAGGAGTTAGAAATTAATATGATAGAATTGAGAGAGGTGTATCGTCAAGATAACTTGCGTTTTATACGCCTCTTGGATGCTATTCGGTTGCGCCGTATTGATGAGGACGAATTTAATGACCTGAATGAGCGGTATCAAGAAACTTTAGAAGATGAAGATTTTTATGTCATCCTATCGGCTCGAAATGCAGAAGTAGACAAGATTAACAAGCAAAAATTAGAGGAGTTAGGAACGGAAACATTTTCGTATTTGGCGAAAATCACAGGTTCTGTATCCGTATTGCCCGCAGAAACACCTCTAAACTTAAAGGTAGGTGCTCAAGTGATGTTTCTAAAAAATGATCCTAAAAAGCGCTATGTTAATGGAACAGTAGGAATGGTACATGACTTGACCGCAAATTCTATAAAAGTAATGATACTTAAACCGAATGGAACCGTAGGATATATTGATGTAGAACCTTTTGAATGGGATGTCGTACGCCACAAATTGAACGATAAAAACGAGATTGAGACGGAAAATATTGGTACGTTTACTCAATATCCGCTTCGATTGGCTTGGGCTATGACCATTCACAAGAGCCAAGGCAAAACTTTTGACCGAGTAATTATTGATATGGGCAAAGGAGCCTTTGAATATGGTCAAACGTATGTTGCCTTGA
- a CDS encoding T9SS type A sorting domain-containing protein: MKNSYLFLSILWLSISISYAQSNYYVSTTGNDATGSGTINSPWATITHALDNAADSSTIWVLPGTYNGRVRIRGSFPHGVLVKSQIPYEAKLRHSGIVMTVYAHSSGCNGITFDGLDVAHDGPGAAALVVHIDGAGTGAVHDITYQNCILHDSYNNDIAKINNSCYNITIQGNLFFNQTGSDEHIDGNSVENLIIQDNIFMNDFASSGRQNANNTSSYIVIKDSNGSNDLYTGSRNVTIRRNVFLNYEGSAGHNFVLIGEDGNPYHEGFDMMIENNLLLGNSSNTMRAPFGIKGGRNITFRNNTIVGDMPGNAFAFRFNTEGSNPNNDSIYLYNNIWSDPTGSMNDFSDCPLTETDFFVLNNNLFWNANNSIPSNANDLINHTDDANAILMNPLLGGQNNLVLPYFNSNTNQFNDGSTTIRGAFERLVDNYGTPSAGSPAIDAANSNQAPSDDILGNTRTTPDIGAVEHSIVSNLRQNHWLQTSTASIFPNPASHNFTLKLSHISSGTIYLNLYHIDGHLIESRVLKNSTTNALVKWQTQELPQGIYHLQIKGTNLLLNKTLLIAR, translated from the coding sequence ATGAAAAATAGTTACTTATTTCTTTCCATTTTATGGCTTTCTATTAGCATTTCTTATGCACAATCCAATTATTACGTCTCCACGACAGGTAATGACGCTACAGGTAGCGGCACTATCAATAGTCCTTGGGCAACCATTACCCACGCCTTAGACAATGCGGCAGACAGTAGTACAATTTGGGTTTTACCAGGCACATACAACGGTCGTGTTCGTATTCGAGGCAGTTTTCCACATGGCGTATTAGTAAAGTCTCAAATTCCTTATGAAGCAAAACTTCGACATAGCGGCATAGTCATGACCGTTTATGCACATTCTAGTGGCTGTAACGGCATCACCTTTGATGGGTTGGATGTTGCCCATGATGGTCCTGGTGCTGCTGCATTAGTGGTTCACATTGATGGCGCAGGAACTGGTGCTGTTCACGACATTACGTACCAAAATTGCATCTTGCACGATAGTTATAATAATGATATTGCAAAGATCAACAATAGTTGTTATAACATTACCATTCAAGGCAATCTATTTTTCAATCAAACAGGGAGTGATGAACATATAGATGGGAATAGTGTCGAAAATTTAATCATTCAAGATAATATTTTTATGAATGACTTCGCTAGTAGTGGTCGTCAAAATGCTAATAATACAAGTAGTTATATTGTCATCAAAGATAGCAATGGGAGCAACGATTTGTATACTGGCTCTCGAAATGTTACTATTCGTAGAAATGTATTTCTCAATTACGAAGGGAGTGCTGGACACAATTTTGTTTTAATCGGAGAAGATGGCAATCCTTACCATGAGGGATTTGATATGATGATTGAAAACAACTTACTATTGGGAAATAGTAGCAACACGATGCGAGCTCCTTTTGGAATAAAAGGTGGTCGAAACATTACGTTTAGAAACAATACCATTGTTGGAGATATGCCTGGCAATGCCTTTGCCTTTCGATTTAACACCGAAGGTAGCAACCCTAATAATGACAGCATTTATTTGTACAACAATATTTGGTCCGACCCAACAGGGAGTATGAATGACTTTTCTGATTGTCCTTTAACAGAAACAGATTTTTTTGTTCTGAATAACAATCTATTTTGGAATGCTAACAACTCGATTCCTAGCAATGCTAACGATTTGATCAACCATACTGATGACGCTAATGCAATATTGATGAACCCTCTATTAGGAGGGCAAAATAATTTAGTTCTACCGTATTTCAATTCAAACACCAATCAATTTAACGATGGCTCTACTACTATTCGTGGTGCTTTTGAGCGGTTGGTTGATAATTACGGCACTCCTTCGGCGGGGAGTCCCGCCATTGATGCCGCTAATTCTAATCAAGCCCCTTCTGATGATATTTTGGGTAATACCCGCACTACACCTGATATTGGAGCCGTAGAACATAGCATTGTTTCTAATTTAAGACAAAATCATTGGCTCCAAACGAGTACAGCATCTATTTTTCCTAATCCTGCCAGTCATAATTTCACTTTAAAATTGAGCCATATTTCTTCAGGAACTATTTACTTAAACCTCTACCACATAGATGGTCACTTGATTGAAAGTCGCGTCTTAAAGAATTCCACAACGAATGCCTTGGTAAAATGGCAAACACAAGAACTCCCCCAAGGTATTTATCATCTACAAATCAAGGGGACAAACTTGCTGTTAAATAAAACGTTACTCATTGCCAGATAA
- a CDS encoding SDR family NAD(P)-dependent oxidoreductase, whose translation MKLGLITGCSRGIGLAILQSLLEKKKNYTIVGTSTTGRYPISNANFIGHQLDLANPASITSLKDKVSKMSFDFLINNAGVLLEKWDAAAINSSQLRQTFEVNLFGTIALTEAVLPLIKKGGHIINVTSSWGAFSEEGFDAYQPHYKMSKAALNMYTKLLSKRLENKEITVSSIDPGWTQTDMGGSTARRKPEEAALDFLTLLDSNVESGQFWHQGKIRAW comes from the coding sequence ATGAAATTAGGACTTATTACAGGATGTAGCAGAGGCATCGGTCTTGCTATCTTACAATCCTTATTAGAGAAGAAAAAAAATTATACTATAGTAGGAACGTCAACTACTGGTCGCTATCCTATTTCAAATGCCAATTTTATTGGGCATCAGCTTGATCTTGCCAATCCTGCCTCAATTACTTCATTGAAAGATAAAGTAAGTAAAATGTCATTTGATTTTTTAATTAATAATGCTGGAGTATTATTAGAAAAATGGGATGCTGCTGCTATCAATTCTAGCCAATTAAGACAAACTTTTGAGGTGAATTTATTTGGGACGATTGCTTTGACAGAAGCGGTGCTTCCATTGATAAAAAAAGGAGGACATATTATAAATGTTACATCGTCTTGGGGAGCTTTTAGTGAGGAAGGCTTTGATGCTTATCAGCCGCATTATAAAATGTCTAAGGCAGCTCTGAATATGTATACCAAACTTCTTTCGAAGCGATTGGAAAATAAGGAGATTACAGTTTCTTCCATTGATCCAGGTTGGACACAAACAGATATGGGAGGAAGTACTGCTCGAAGAAAACCTGAAGAAGCTGCGTTAGATTTTTTAACACTACTAGATAGTAATGTTGAAAGTGGTCAATTTTGGCATCAAGGAAAAATTAGAGCTTGGTAG
- a CDS encoding lipopolysaccharide assembly protein LapB has protein sequence MSKLTLKELENLSRLLLSPDDASVELGLELLKNNRDAIPMLRRELILIWQLHEESKFRSRLHKILLSKYSDKQMASWAKGFAIFIELPSIYRYNLRVQELIKAHENIRKDYQQLVERNPTYSLMYYAVAYKLHRRFDKHLDTAEQYYRIALSANPRHENALFYLAFLLDKQDQGYEEALKLYLQVERINPLASATLNNIGLIYDHTYQFDLAYEYYSKALKIHPNRTVYIRNLATLCTRRMEGAAYKKQAKELLLQLLDLEPNVCSNWNSWADYLWNVEGNYDGAEEAYKKGLELEPENVWLMGNLGELYIDVRKEYDKGLKLYEKALEIKMSPYRLVTMVTILVQHYQNYATAKQYYKELVKLSPPNQIIRDRFLRDDQWNAFERAERNLLDHLG, from the coding sequence ATGTCAAAACTAACACTCAAAGAATTAGAGAATTTATCAAGATTACTATTGAGCCCTGATGATGCGAGTGTAGAGTTGGGGCTAGAACTACTTAAAAATAATAGAGATGCAATTCCAATGTTGCGTCGTGAATTGATCTTAATCTGGCAACTACATGAGGAATCCAAATTTCGAAGCAGGTTGCACAAAATCTTGTTGTCTAAGTATTCAGATAAGCAAATGGCAAGTTGGGCGAAAGGGTTTGCTATTTTTATAGAATTGCCTTCTATTTACCGTTACAATCTAAGAGTTCAAGAGCTAATTAAAGCCCATGAAAATATTCGGAAGGATTATCAGCAATTGGTAGAGCGAAATCCAACATATAGTTTGATGTACTATGCCGTAGCTTATAAATTACATCGTCGGTTTGACAAACATTTAGATACAGCAGAGCAGTATTATAGAATTGCATTAAGCGCAAATCCAAGGCACGAAAATGCCTTATTTTATTTAGCATTTTTGTTAGACAAACAAGATCAAGGTTACGAGGAAGCATTAAAACTCTATCTTCAAGTAGAACGTATCAATCCGCTAGCTTCAGCAACACTCAATAATATAGGTCTGATTTATGATCATACGTATCAGTTTGATTTGGCTTATGAGTACTACAGCAAAGCGTTGAAAATCCACCCTAATAGAACGGTCTATATTCGGAACCTAGCTACTTTATGTACTAGAAGAATGGAGGGGGCTGCTTATAAAAAACAAGCCAAAGAATTGTTACTTCAATTATTAGATTTAGAACCTAATGTATGTTCTAACTGGAATAGCTGGGCAGATTATTTGTGGAATGTGGAAGGTAATTACGATGGAGCAGAGGAGGCCTATAAGAAGGGCTTAGAGTTAGAACCTGAAAATGTTTGGCTAATGGGAAACTTAGGAGAATTGTATATTGATGTGAGAAAAGAGTATGATAAAGGATTAAAATTATATGAAAAGGCATTGGAAATAAAAATGTCTCCTTATCGGTTGGTAACAATGGTTACCATATTAGTACAGCATTATCAAAATTATGCAACAGCAAAACAATATTACAAGGAATTAGTCAAATTATCACCTCCCAACCAAATTATTCGAGATCGTTTTCTTCGAGACGATCAATGGAACGCTTTTGAGAGGGCAGAACGAAACTTGTTGGATCATTTGGGGTAA
- a CDS encoding endonuclease, with translation MHKLYFFVLASFCFVNELAAQYNHQDILLGQSGTTLTTNLRLNYKPSNLPSYSTARNNMYKYIDAINDTVTCVYTGLKRYLPSNATNPISVMLDNNSSISINAEHTYPQSKTVNNAGRSDLHHIYPTRAAANNGRGSIPFGEIAPNNIDKWYFEANTLTSPPPANVLPLHSKQQNNILFEPRDDHKGDAARAMFYYYTMYQSEANAADPNYFHQQKAKLCEWHLADPVDSMEWDRTSRIAPFQGNKVNPFVMDCTLPQRCGYCATTCSPPNSITKAEKMGLEFFGNYPNPFQQTTTIRYELNRPQNVILTVYNHLGQVIETWDNGTQTPGLYEVDLDAKHLTSGLYFYTLTLEHSGQAATFSNALIKQ, from the coding sequence ATGCATAAATTATACTTTTTCGTCCTTGCTAGTTTTTGTTTTGTAAATGAATTAGCAGCACAATACAACCATCAAGATATTTTATTAGGTCAATCAGGTACGACTTTAACTACTAATTTACGTCTCAACTATAAACCTTCCAATTTGCCATCTTACAGCACGGCAAGAAATAATATGTATAAATACATAGATGCTATCAATGACACCGTAACTTGTGTTTATACAGGACTTAAACGTTATTTGCCCTCTAATGCTACCAATCCCATTTCTGTTATGTTGGATAACAACAGCAGCATTAGTATTAACGCAGAACATACTTATCCTCAAAGCAAGACGGTTAATAATGCAGGGCGAAGCGATTTGCACCATATTTATCCCACTCGTGCAGCTGCCAACAATGGGCGTGGCTCTATTCCTTTCGGAGAAATTGCACCCAATAATATTGACAAATGGTATTTTGAAGCCAATACGTTAACGAGTCCCCCTCCTGCCAACGTATTGCCATTGCATAGCAAGCAACAAAACAATATTTTATTTGAGCCTAGAGATGATCATAAAGGGGATGCCGCTAGAGCCATGTTTTATTATTATACCATGTACCAATCAGAGGCAAATGCTGCCGACCCTAACTATTTTCACCAACAAAAAGCAAAACTATGTGAATGGCACTTAGCCGACCCTGTAGATAGCATGGAGTGGGATCGTACTTCTCGCATCGCTCCTTTTCAAGGCAATAAGGTAAATCCATTTGTCATGGACTGTACCTTGCCACAACGTTGTGGGTATTGTGCCACTACCTGTTCTCCTCCTAATTCAATCACCAAAGCAGAAAAAATGGGCTTAGAGTTTTTTGGCAACTATCCGAATCCATTCCAGCAAACGACAACCATTCGTTATGAACTTAATCGTCCTCAAAATGTTATCTTAACGGTTTACAATCATTTAGGGCAAGTAATAGAAACTTGGGATAATGGAACACAAACGCCTGGTTTATATGAAGTCGATTTGGATGCCAAACACTTAACAAGTGGGCTCTATTTTTATACCCTAACATTGGAGCATTCTGGACAAGCAGCTACTTTTTCTAATGCTCTAATCAAACAATAG
- a CDS encoding menaquinone biosynthesis family protein, producing MKLTLGYSPCPNDTFIFDAMIHQRIDTEGLEFEVQLGDVEQLNQKAFANELNITKLSYHAYAYLIDSYALLTSGSALGNNCGPLLIAKTSISKDDLSHKKIAIPGKYTTANFLLSLAFPQAKNKQETLFSNIEQQVINGQVDAGLIIHENRFTYQDKGLVKLVDLGEWWEQTTQLPIPLGGIVVQRQLPLKLQQKINRVLRRSIEYAFQHPTKSEPYIRQHAQEMDLNVIRQHIDLYVNDFSIDLGSKGKAAIEYLFDTAVQVGLIKAPTADIFVE from the coding sequence ATGAAACTAACACTTGGTTACTCTCCTTGCCCTAACGATACATTCATTTTTGATGCGATGATCCATCAACGAATTGATACAGAAGGACTGGAATTTGAGGTGCAACTGGGAGATGTCGAACAACTCAATCAAAAGGCATTTGCCAACGAATTGAATATTACTAAATTGAGTTATCATGCTTATGCTTATCTCATTGATTCTTATGCTTTACTAACTAGTGGCTCCGCTTTAGGTAATAACTGCGGTCCTTTGCTTATCGCCAAAACTTCGATCTCTAAGGATGATTTATCACACAAGAAAATAGCTATTCCTGGCAAATATACAACTGCTAATTTCTTATTAAGCTTAGCCTTTCCTCAAGCAAAGAATAAGCAAGAAACGCTATTTTCGAATATAGAACAGCAGGTTATTAATGGACAGGTAGATGCAGGGCTAATTATTCATGAAAATCGTTTTACCTATCAAGATAAAGGCTTGGTTAAGTTGGTTGATTTGGGCGAATGGTGGGAACAAACCACACAACTCCCAATTCCTCTCGGTGGCATTGTCGTACAACGTCAGCTACCTCTAAAATTACAGCAAAAAATTAATCGAGTCTTGCGTAGGAGTATTGAATACGCCTTCCAACATCCTACAAAATCAGAGCCTTATATTCGTCAACATGCTCAAGAAATGGATTTAAACGTTATCCGACAACACATTGATTTATACGTCAATGACTTTTCTATTGATTTGGGTTCTAAAGGGAAAGCAGCGATTGAGTATTTGTTTGATACAGCAGTACAAGTAGGGTTGATCAAAGCACCAACCGCAGATATTTTTGTAGAGTAG
- a CDS encoding YigZ family protein, with protein MKDTYFTIEKPSIGEYKEKGSKFIAYTFPVYSEDEVKTCLEEVKKEHFKARHHCYAYRIGLDGKRFRANDDGEPSGTAGRPILGQIDSFGLSNVLSVVVRYFGGTKLGTSGLKRAYKESTRDAFEQAQIVEKIVEDQFHVVFDYVATSDVMNYIKNEAFTILNATYEEKTTLLMTIRQSDVKRFKESLEKIIGVKVNKV; from the coding sequence ATGAAAGACACTTATTTTACCATAGAAAAGCCGAGTATTGGAGAATACAAGGAAAAAGGCAGTAAATTTATTGCTTATACCTTCCCTGTTTATTCAGAAGATGAAGTCAAAACTTGTTTGGAAGAAGTCAAAAAAGAGCACTTCAAAGCTCGGCATCATTGTTATGCTTATCGAATTGGTCTTGATGGCAAACGGTTTAGAGCTAATGATGATGGAGAACCTTCAGGAACCGCTGGACGACCTATTTTGGGGCAAATTGATAGCTTTGGGTTATCCAATGTTCTATCGGTTGTTGTGCGTTATTTTGGAGGAACGAAACTAGGTACTTCTGGGCTAAAAAGAGCATATAAGGAATCTACTAGAGATGCTTTTGAACAAGCTCAAATTGTTGAGAAAATTGTAGAAGACCAGTTCCATGTTGTCTTTGACTATGTCGCCACAAGCGATGTAATGAATTACATCAAAAACGAAGCATTTACAATTCTAAATGCAACCTACGAGGAAAAAACTACCTTGCTAATGACCATTAGACAAAGCGATGTAAAACGATTTAAAGAATCTCTAGAAAAAATTATCGGAGTAAAAGTAAATAAAGTATAA
- a CDS encoding NRDE family protein, with product MCTLTYIPTSENTFIWTQNRDESPLRTSPGLIYAPSSTWVYPQEPQSGGTWISITTQGRVVSLLNGAFEQNKYVPSIKSRGIMVLDFLTYSSLATFVKNYDFKDIEPFTMVVHEHNALWEFRWDKSQKYLNKLDALTPHIWSSSTMYPQKIKNLRRTWFEDYLQKHTDPTRSNILDFHNNAGTGDLKNDLVMDRGIVKTVSITSIEKQQKELDMVYYDLINGGMSKATLKMV from the coding sequence ATGTGTACTTTAACTTACATCCCAACCTCAGAAAATACATTTATTTGGACTCAAAATAGGGACGAATCCCCTTTGCGCACCTCTCCAGGTTTGATTTATGCTCCTAGTAGCACATGGGTTTATCCTCAAGAACCGCAAAGTGGAGGAACTTGGATTAGTATTACTACTCAAGGAAGGGTTGTTAGTTTGTTGAATGGTGCTTTTGAACAAAACAAATATGTACCGTCTATCAAGAGTCGTGGTATCATGGTTCTAGATTTTTTAACTTATAGCTCTTTGGCTACATTTGTAAAAAACTATGATTTCAAAGACATAGAACCGTTTACAATGGTTGTTCACGAGCACAATGCACTCTGGGAGTTTAGGTGGGACAAATCTCAAAAGTATTTAAACAAGTTGGATGCATTAACACCTCATATTTGGTCGTCATCTACGATGTATCCTCAAAAAATTAAGAATTTGCGCCGAACTTGGTTTGAAGATTACCTGCAAAAACATACTGATCCTACCCGAAGTAATATTCTAGATTTTCATAATAATGCAGGTACTGGCGATCTCAAAAATGATTTGGTGATGGATCGAGGTATTGTTAAAACCGTAAGTATTACTAGTATAGAGAAGCAGCAAAAGGAATTGGATATGGTGTATTATGATTTAATTAATGGAGGAATGTCTAAGGCTACCCTCAAAATGGTCTAA
- a CDS encoding DUF4269 domain-containing protein, with translation MVNFEHIDYLKTGNQRQRLAYQELEELGMMEALKEFQPILVGTIPIEIDLPTSDLDIICTCVDHVAFAQKIKQLYQVRQNFTIKTKMINEIQSTVANFLGTHFEVEIFGQKRPTQKQDAYRHLLVEHRLLEANGDAFRKEIIRLKSEGMKTEPAFAKVLQLSGNPYQALLELDLSQ, from the coding sequence ATGGTCAATTTTGAACATATAGATTATCTTAAAACTGGAAATCAACGACAACGCTTGGCTTATCAGGAGTTAGAAGAATTGGGGATGATGGAAGCTCTAAAAGAATTTCAGCCCATTTTGGTAGGAACAATCCCCATTGAAATTGATTTGCCAACAAGTGATCTAGATATTATTTGTACTTGTGTGGACCATGTTGCATTTGCACAAAAAATAAAACAGTTGTATCAGGTACGTCAAAATTTTACCATTAAAACTAAAATGATTAATGAAATTCAATCTACTGTCGCTAATTTTTTGGGGACACATTTTGAAGTAGAAATATTTGGTCAAAAAAGACCTACCCAAAAACAAGATGCTTATCGCCACTTATTAGTAGAGCATCGACTTTTAGAGGCTAATGGAGATGCTTTTAGAAAGGAAATTATTCGATTGAAATCAGAAGGTATGAAAACAGAACCTGCTTTTGCTAAGGTATTGCAATTGTCAGGAAATCCTTATCAAGCATTGTTAGAATTGGATTTAAGTCAATAA
- a CDS encoding ATP-binding cassette domain-containing protein — protein MIQTKDLQFQYNSQQKFQFPDMHCEQGSHWLVLGESGCGKTTLLHLLGGLRKPTSGEIMVQNQDISKLSGEALDRFRGQNIGVIFQQSHLIKALTVEDNLLTAQYLAGAKQDKNKIKNILSKLNLETKLQAKPQNLSLGEQQRVAIARALINDPVLILADEPTSSLDDKNCREVVKLLLEQSQNFNATLLIVTHDGRLKELFNNQILLEATKVVG, from the coding sequence ATGATACAAACTAAAGATTTACAATTTCAATACAATTCTCAACAGAAATTTCAATTTCCTGATATGCATTGTGAGCAAGGGTCTCATTGGTTGGTGTTGGGAGAGTCTGGATGTGGAAAAACGACTTTATTACACTTGTTAGGTGGTTTGCGGAAGCCAACAAGTGGTGAGATTATGGTGCAAAACCAAGATATTTCAAAACTAAGCGGGGAGGCTTTGGATCGATTTAGAGGACAAAATATTGGCGTGATTTTTCAGCAATCGCATTTGATTAAAGCTTTAACCGTAGAAGATAATTTATTAACTGCCCAATATTTGGCAGGAGCAAAACAGGATAAAAATAAAATTAAAAATATCCTGTCAAAGCTCAATTTGGAAACAAAACTGCAAGCCAAGCCTCAAAATTTGAGCTTAGGAGAACAGCAGCGAGTAGCCATTGCTAGAGCGTTAATTAATGACCCTGTTTTAATATTGGCAGATGAACCTACATCTAGTTTGGATGATAAAAATTGTAGGGAGGTGGTTAAACTGTTATTGGAGCAAAGTCAAAATTTTAATGCTACCTTGTTGATCGTAACACATGATGGACGTTTGAAAGAATTGTTCAACAACCAAATTTTGTTAGAAGCAACTAAGGTAGTGGGGTAG